The following DNA comes from Diorhabda carinulata isolate Delta chromosome 3, icDioCari1.1, whole genome shotgun sequence.
tattaaatattaaactgAAGCTCGATATAGTGGAAttagacaaaattatttatttgtatgaactggaaatatatattcttttttaattaacaGTGAAtaagaatttgatattttatatgataattATATTTGGGTTGGAAATATTGACTGGGCAGATAAGGACATCCCTTCCACTTATTAGGGTTCTAGTATATGCCCAGGTGGTGATTGGTAGAGGAATTATTAATGGTTTATCTAGTATGATTGTCTATTTCTAAATCATTGAAAATGTCTCGtcgttttgaaattatttggtTAATATTAAAGGCACTCATTTATGAGTAAACAATACAACATATTGTTATTGGTACAGCTTTAGGAATGCAACGTAGCTTAGCTTTGTCTTTTTAAGTTGGAGCAGATGTTGATAGCACAGATCCACTAGAAAAACCTTATACAACTCGTGAAGATTTGAGTGTATTGAAAGTGAGACAAAGCCTGACGAGGAGGTATTTGATGAGTCACAAGTTAGTTGTAGCTAGTAGAAATTAGTCGTTAGTCCATATGATAAGTCTAAAATCAGCAAAATTAGTTGAATCGCTACCACTGCTTTAAAAGTTTTGTCTTTCACAATATTATGCTTTTTATGTTACTGGCGAGCATAAAATGATAGCCTCTattaatgtttgttttatagTAGATCTAATAGTTTAGcgattattcaaaaaattgttttccagaTAAGAAGACactaaataatttgaaattaaaaaatgaaagacTATATAATATCAAGCCTAcataagtataaaataaattattatgattaaatCAATAACACTTTTGTCTATATCCTTTACAgcttttatttatacataaattcCATTTAAgctcatttttttaattaatatactCTTTTCATAAATTATGTAAGGAATATGGGCCATATCTGGGTCAACTCACATCAATTCAAccaaaaaatgatgattttttcaccacacattagattttttataaaatggatcattagttttttaattaattttatgcacTCTGTTGAGAATTGATATGTTCTTCCCGTTTAGGTGTGTACAGGCTCAACTAATGCAACGATATGTGGAATTGACATCACATATATCATCTCGTTTTGACCAGTAAACTGAGTGGGATGGTTCTACCGGACGAAGAAATTTCACTGTTACGTCTTCATCTTTTTTGACATTTGTTATTATTCAGAAGAACCAGAGATCATCGTATTTACAAGTAATGTAGCGATAGGGGTACAAATCTTCTTCTTTCACATTAAGTTAATCTTCTCCTTAAATTGTATATTAGGCTAAGATATTCATCAGTACTGATTCGCCTTGCTTCTAATGTTCCAGAAGAGTCTAAGGGTCTGAAGTTGTGAAAACCTCTTGTACCTGGACAGTATTCAGTTTTTCAAATCGTGTTTCAAGCTGTCTGAGAATGTTTTCTGATGATTCTTTAGAAATGAAGTgcacatttatttttgaaatgtttgatttacaaaagttgtaaaagttagtTGCAGTCagacacacacatacacacaccaACACCAAAGAAAGGTAAACATCACTACTTATAAACTGTTAACTCTAAGGACAATAGTAACAGACTAGATCATAACTGTCAAAGATACATTAACTACTTAGAAAAACAGCCTGTCAAGACTCCAAAACCTCATGTTGCAGCTTGCCCAGAGTAGGAGGCAGATTATCTGCCTGTTTATTTATGTGGTCTAATCTATTAAAACATTATTGTTGACTTTCAACTTAGGTTTAGAAATATGTTAAATTGAGACTTCTAAGTGAACATTTGTATTAAAGAACAAAATGTAAAAGCACTTTATTTCTCCTTATAAATAATGTGCTTTTTGTTAAATTGTTGacattattaatgttttttagaacagtttcttatttataaaatattttttcaaatattaacaaCCCCGCATTGCTCTTAATTAATATATTGTAACTTGCAATGGCCTTAATAAATtctcttttgatatatttaattttatgctGAGCCATGTTTGCCtttttaagattttaaaaagtatatatatatatatatatatatatatatatatatatatatataaattcctTATGCATATGTGTCAAATAATGAGAAGTTTGTTTCTATTCTAATACAAGTTTTACTCGGCGCAATTCAAGGCTCGGAAATTGAGAAACGACAAAATTTCAAAGTGTCCTAACTCAAAACGTATGTaagataataattcaaaatttgctgGTGTTCATTCATCTCTATATATAGAACAAATCTGAGATGTTTGGTGAAATGGCCTGGTTGAATTGACATGGAATGATCCACCTATGCAATAGAAGAATATTTGATTAATCCAAAGTTTTTATTGCATGTTATAGAAACAATACTTGATATctgtacaaaaaatgtatcgttTTACAGGATTGCACTTCTAAACAACAGATTAACATAAATGttcacaataaataaaagtgattgttgaatgtatttaataacattttatctTCCTTTGGCTCCAATCATCATAAATGCAAATcatatctataaataaatttttaagtcgtagaaaaagtacaaaatgaaatatattacaCAATTATCACAATTGAATATAGGATTTAAACAAAcctttttctttaaatacaCTTTCAATCAATACAGTTTTTTTGCAAATGTAACTAAAactttaatttgattttgagattttttcaGATTTCCATATTCGTATACGCTCCTTTAGATCATCAGctgaaaagaaaagaagaaaatgcatcaaatcaataatttttactacAGAATTTAGCTTAAAATATATCCAatgatttatatataatgaaattaaacaaattggGATATTGTTCATCATgtgataaacataaaaattatttatattagattaCATTTACCTGGAATCAACATTTCTTCAGTTAAAACCTGTCTATTGAAAGGATCTGTGTTACTATTTAATAAATGTCTCAAGATTACAGGTCTGTCCATGATCTGTCCACTTGGAAGTAAAACAGGATCAGACATAAGAGTATCCATTAAAGGATCCTTAAATTCATCTGGAGCATCAGCTAACCAGTCTTCAGATTTCTGGTTGTTTTCAAGAATAAGACAAGCTTTATTGGACAAAGCTCGGAATTGTTCAATTTGTACTGGAGTTTTGATGGAAATACGTTCTAACCTAGCAACTGCATCTTCAAATAATTCTTTCCTAAATGATCTCTATGAAACAAAAGAAGACGGAATTAAAGAATAAAAGAACTTTTATGTTATAACTTACCTCATCACCTGCGAGAGCTGCTGCAAATTTATCACAATCTAAATGTAGGTAAATATCAACTAATTGACTAAGTAACCTTCGCGGTTCCCAACCATATTTGTCAGGATTCCTCACTTTCAAATCCTTACATTTTTTACCACAAAGCTGCTGGAGATTAAAATTCAACATTGAAGCtaatctaaaattgaaaaaaattaaaatatttttgactttaatATGATAATTGTTGTATACCTATCAACTAATTCCAATTTTAAGAATGGTTCCTTAATATCCACGGTTAAATAATGAAACATGTCTACTGTCTCTCTGGCAAGCGTCAAATACGATCTGCACTGTCTTTCGTCTGAATTCAGCTGTCTCATTCTACTTTGCTGTTGTTCAGAAGATAGTTTTGACCATTTATCTTCGTCGCTAATCAATTCCTGTACTTCGTGTATTCTTTTCAGGGATTCTAAGGATTCGTCGAGTAAAAATGTGGTGTCATTCATTAACATATTAACGAATTTAACAAACTGTATTCCGCTACGGGATTCGTTGATAACCGCTTGGCGATGGACGGATGACAACCAcatttctaaaatgaaaaaaatgagattaaTATGTCTTAATATGGTAATGGTACAGAACAGATACCACGTAAAACTTATCAGTACtcactttttataattaaacttATGTGATaacgtatagaaaatttatcgTAGAATTCCGAACTTGAGCCTGTCGTTTCGACATCCGTGTAGAATTTCATTAAAGAACTAGGGAGTATAGTTTGCGAGATATGATGGTTCATAAGACGAGAATAAATTACTTCACAACGAGGTTGTATTGTTGGCAATATTACAAAAACTACTTCGACTAGTTTGGCAACTAAATATGGATTCTTTACCATATTTGATGAACATATTGTCACTAATAACCATGATATCATACTATCTTCCATATTGTCGGCAATTACGTTGGGGAAATAcctgaaaataatgataattggTAACTGTCTATCGTCTATGATAGTTGAAAACATATTCTATTAGTTTATGTTAATGTTAACTAGAAAGGAGTTTCAATCAGTTTTATGTGAAGAAATAttccttttcaaataaaaatttgatacagatttcattttttaatagtttaaaTCTAATAAGGGacattaaatataaaagtaagaAAAAGGTATCGTATAttctatttgatataaaattatgaagtatTAGAAACTATTTCAGCAATTTCAGAATAtcaatgtaaaattattaacCAACTCAATTTCAATCTACCAGTGTATATTCTTAATAGAatgtagtaataattataatatcacTGGATGAATTTATAAGCATCGAGTTCAATCAGATCAAAACAAGAGCAGGGTGACATATGAGTACACAAAAATGAAAAGgttcaaatgatattttattgaattaaaaaaattatatgtgcTTAAACATGtcataaataataagaaattccaaaaattgtACTTACTGTAGTGCAAAGAGGAGAAACTCTGCAATATCCTCCATATACCATTCAGGTAATGAAGAAAATGCTGGAGAATCTACTGCAAGAGGTAATTCCGGTAAAGGGCTACCAGGGGGAACGTTCGTCATTAGGCTCATTAAATATTCTGATACAGATGAATAAAATACAAGGGATcgtctcattaaatttttatccaaaataccAGCATCTGCGCATATCTTGGATCtgcaattttataaataataaagtaggAAAACTTCAACAcgattgaaattaaataaaacaaactaattaaTTACAAAGTTATGTGCCTTAGATAACTTACttattcaatttcttcagtTGTTGTCTCCATCTTTTGATGAATTGTTTATTTCTATTGGCAAATGGTGTGTTTCGCCACTGTGCCTCGGCTGACACGGTTTCTTCgagtaatttttgtaaatctttTATCGCTCTCAACCTTCTTTGATACTTTTGAAGGGCAGGTAAAAGGGACAAATGATGGCAGTGTAATGTTAGGAACCAacatattgttgaaaaattcgGCGTTTGATGTTCATGAGTTTTACCTTGAAACAAGAAAAATCATATATGAATTTTTAGTGCATGACGAAATCACAAGGTAATAAACCTGGTGAATTGGTGAATTCTactatttactaaaaatatttaattagtttaGTACTGGAATATCAccaatattaagaaaataatgagTAAAAATAGCACAACTTTATATTACTATACACAAGTTATACAGTTCATATTTCAATTAAGTCATTGTTAAATACCTAGAGCTTTTACTGGATGTCActtattccaaaattattattcaaatttacaaaCTCACCAAACTCTGCTAACCAATCTGCAACTTCCTGAGAAGTATATTTAAGTCTTGTGTTGTTGTTAATGGATACAACTGTCTCTGGATGAAAGGGGTACATAAAATCCATTTTgttaagtttaatttttaatgaaagaaACTGTAGTACACTTAATAGATTCAACATAAAACCATCTCCGGCCAGAGTCCTTTCTTCCATTTGTAGCTGagatctgaaaaaaatttacaacttaaattataagaaatatgctatacaaaaaaatacaaataatcaagCTTATatgaaatttgtcaaaataaactcaccttttttcattatattttaaaatttgagcaATATAATTCAAGCAAAAGTCTCTACTATCCTGATTTGCCATCATAAAATGGAATATTCTATGTTGTAGTCCTCTAGTGTTTTCTAATTCAGACTGTAGGACTTGAATTAAACTCTTATCACTAGAACTGTTTCCGGAAAAGAACTTTTCTGCCACCTTGAAATCgaataatgattattattttcatattcctATTCTTCAATAATGTTAAACCACAAAGGGTTGTTATTAAGAAGAAGCAAGAATGCTTATCAAGAAATAAAGTGAAATGTTGTTGAAGTTCAGTAAAAAGTTAGTGATATAAGATACGGATAAGGAAATGGCTGCTGCTTTGATAAGAACTAGATTCAAAGTTTGGGATGTCAATATGTATGGTGTTCCTactttaaattgattaagaaGTAATTTGTAGTTTGGATTGGTGAAGGTATATCAATAATAAGGGCAATGGATGCAACTATCCAAGAAAGGACAACAGCGATGATGGTCCCAGAAAGAAAGGACAACAGGGAAAGTGAGTtgcgaaaattttaaatataaaataaaatatattatacaattaaatgaagaaatatattaataaaaatactgtcaatgttaaaagttatttcaaaattatatttgggtATAAGTGGGTGAATATTAATGGAAGTAATGGAAAACTGATATTCAAATTTGTACAGCTTCTAGGTATTGtctcattacaattttttattatgtaataaataatctatATTTAAAGTAATACAAACAGTATGGTATATTTGTTTAACTAAATAGTTTGTTATATAAccttaatttgaatataatattaaacaagAATATTTTGCTTCATTTAGTCCaatgggaatattttttattaagttcataagaaaattttgtatgaagaattattaaaaatctgacaatatttatttatacaataaaatgtATGATAGTTATTATCAGTGGAAAATACAAAAGAGTATGTATAAGAAGTTATATAGTTTGGAAAAATGGCCACACTGATAAATACTTCAATCATAAACATGTCCATAATTTGGAATTCTAACCATCTATTAcctaacagaaaaataaattgtatttttttacacattttcatcaaattaaacAATTCAATCTCTCAtgtcagtttattttttttattatagaactattttcaatacaattacCTTGGGTTCATCTTCTGCAAATACAGACACATTCAAAAAAGGTCCAAGGAATGAGCACCTCATAATCTCTCTTCCAGCTGCTGGTGTGCTTAGTGACGGTAAAAATTGAACTTGTTTGGTAACTAGAGTACAAATAGGTCTTGGTCCGCACCTAACATCTGTCAATTCAAACAATGTTTGAATGGGAGCTCGATGCTCATCACCAACTATACTAGCTTGTTGCATAATTTTAAACAGCCCTTGTAATATAGGAGTGAATACATTGgaaagtaatttttcatttgtgtgAGTCCTATTAATCAGTTCAATTAAGAAACCTCGTGGAAGAGATTGTTGCAATACTGGATACAACAATGGAGATTCTAATAGATTTTCAGGTGTGATGATAAATcctgaaaaatatacaaaaatgaacAGATGTctgtttgaatttgaaatatagtttACCTTGCACTATAAGTGTAACATAATGAATAACCTGAGCACGTAGCTCAGTTAGGATATCACTCATAGGAGGAATACTTGATCTTTTTGGATTGTTCCTCTCTTCAACACTGACTCTATTGTAACaatccattaaaaaattgatggCAACTGTTACACTATTTTGAGTACCCTTATTTAATGTTAAAACAGGCATTGGGTAACTTTCTGCTGTTGGACTGGAAGAGGAAGGGCTCAAATTTGATGGACTAGCTGAAAATGATCCTAAACTTCCAGTCTCACACATGTCAGACGTCGTTTGTGACAGAGCTTGAAAGGGATTCTCTTCTTTTACTATTTTGTAAAGTATCTCCATAATAGCATTTGAAGTAAGGTCCCGCACAGATATATTAGGAGTTTCTTGAAGTATTTTAGCTGTTTCAGGTAAATAAAGACGTGTTTCTGAAGTGTTCTTGAAAGTTGATAGTAAAACTCTTGCCACTGATGAATGAAGTTGTTGTAATGTAAGTTCAGTGGATACagtttgttttctttgtaaatCTTTCTTTTGTGCATCTAAGTCATCAACCtaagaaaaaaacacaataaaaacacAGGTTGATACAATGCTcactttttgatattatttacctccatattttcaaaaccagAATCAATGTCAGTATTTGCACAAATTTTATCTGCACCACCACCTATGTCATCAACTTCCATATGAATAGAACTAGTTTCAGAGTCGCTTCTTTGAGGTGGAGCTCTAGATCGACTTTTTGAACTTGATGGCATATTAATGTCAATTGGTTTGGTAGGTTCCTTGAAAACATCTGCTTTCTTATCTGTTTCAGGGTTTTTAAGTTCACTGTTAACATCATCTGATTTAGAATCATCCAAAGGATTAGgagttgtttgaaaattaactGGAATATGTACGAGATTTGTGTTTATTGGAGATTGAGAAGTGGGAGTAATTGGAGGTGACAGTGAATTAGACGGTGATGTACTTCCTCTGGCAGTAAGTCGAGCTAAGCGTCTTCTACGTATCTGAAATATATTTGCATATTCTTAGTTTTGCTTGCATTAGTATAATGGATAAACTAAATACTTAATAAATTTTAGCTGTTCAATTGATTCCTGATATTCAGatgtttattttctataaaatgtgTGAAATTATCAATCTACTACTCAACAAAACACAGCTGTATTTAATCATAAATTAAGCTTTAATGCCTATTATTAACATAGGAAGCAGCCTTAACAATAGAAATGTTATCAATGTCAAACTCATCAATGAAGATTTAACATTGACCTCACATACAGATAAGGaatctatgaaaaaaataagaaagtttgaTATTACTGGGTGTGTTTTGTAGTATTATGTTTCAATAGTAATTGATCAAGGAATGGAGAAACAAAGAGTTATAAAGAATAATGACATGAAAATGTTTTTCGCCTATAATGCAGACTATTGACTGAATAAGAATTAAGGGAGAGTtaacaacaaaatattacagaacaaaaacaaagaatacTTACTGGAAAagtaagaaatataatatttttatagctgAAATTTGTTTATGACAATCATTAGTTGCCTAAGCCATCATGCAATCAAATATGCTTTATCATCATGACTAAACtttgtttatgaaaattattagcTATCTAAGCCATCATGCAATCAATACTTTTTCAGGTTTCAAcacaacataataataatacaaaacacATGGAAGCCacatttcaaaaacatttagtatgaatgaaaaatatttttcaactgaaagtactacttttttttctatattttaaaatggaatttttatttgttggttCACTGAAAGATGACgtactttttcattttaatcattttcaatCTCGATTATGTTGTATTCACTTATtgtaagtatttaaaaaaaataacagaaagttaaaataatttccaatacCTAGTTCATTTTTGCGTGAAACTGcgatgattttttacatcaagtTCATTAAACGTGTTATGATTGATGTATAAATATAACTACAAATAGGTAAATATACTGTATTCACATCCCAATCTTTTGTTCTCACAAACAaagctatttaaaaaaaaacacgaaaatgTATGTATGACTATAGCTACCATGAAAAATTTGGTTTGAATTGATATAACAGGAATTAATTTGGGTAACTGGTTGGCATTAGATAGCACTTATTTTCACCTTTGTGATAATAAAGGATAATGTAAACAGGTATTTTCTTATCTAAAATTTAGATATGCAGGACTAATATTAATGTAAGTTTGGTACTTACTTCTTCTTGAGTTAATTCGCTCATGATTTTCTTTGTGAAGCTATTTGGTGATagttttagtaataaaatttttttaataatttcgttACAACGCGTACCAAATAACCACTAAACGAATTTAAGGACGTCAAACCAATGACTTTTGCTTTCAAAAGTCATTGCGTCAAAATATCTTCGTCTATTAGTTCGGCTGTCATcggataaaattgaatttaatcgaTAAGCTGAAGTAtcgtattttaaaaattaattggagCTTCATgatataaactttttcattacaTATTTGAATACTACCATATTGGAAATAgagtcaaattttttcaatttattattaagctTCATTTTATACGGTTTCTCAACTTCGATTATCTTGTGATTATAATCGATTAAGCTCgataattagaaaacagagGCTACAATAAAAgcttattatgaaataaatactcCTACAAATTGGAGATAAATAAGGGACAAAGATATGCCGTCACTTGTTGCTAATTCTCTACGTTAGATTATGTATCCTTATACatctttcaataaaaaaattgtaacgaCAAACTTGGAAATGTTCGTTGTTAAGGagtaatgaatgaaaaataacatcaatccTTACAATCGATATCTGATAGT
Coding sequences within:
- the LOC130892021 gene encoding ubiquitin conjugation factor E4 B, which encodes MSELTQEEIRRRRLARLTARGSTSPSNSLSPPITPTSQSPINTNLVHIPVNFQTTPNPLDDSKSDDVNSELKNPETDKKADVFKEPTKPIDINMPSSSKSRSRAPPQRSDSETSSIHMEVDDIGGGADKICANTDIDSGFENMEVDDLDAQKKDLQRKQTVSTELTLQQLHSSVARVLLSTFKNTSETRLYLPETAKILQETPNISVRDLTSNAIMEILYKIVKEENPFQALSQTTSDMCETGSLGSFSASPSNLSPSSSSPTAESYPMPVLTLNKGTQNSVTVAINFLMDCYNRVSVEERNNPKRSSIPPMSDILTELRAQVIHYVTLIVQGFIITPENLLESPLLYPVLQQSLPRGFLIELINRTHTNEKLLSNVFTPILQGLFKIMQQASIVGDEHRAPIQTLFELTDVRCGPRPICTLVTKQVQFLPSLSTPAAGREIMRCSFLGPFLNVSVFAEDEPKVAEKFFSGNSSSDKSLIQVLQSELENTRGLQHRIFHFMMANQDSRDFCLNYIAQILKYNEKRSQLQMEERTLAGDGFMLNLLSVLQFLSLKIKLNKMDFMYPFHPETVVSINNNTRLKYTSQEVADWLAEFGKTHEHQTPNFSTICWFLTLHCHHLSLLPALQKYQRRLRAIKDLQKLLEETVSAEAQWRNTPFANRNKQFIKRWRQQLKKLNKSKICADAGILDKNLMRRSLVFYSSVSEYLMSLMTNVPPGSPLPELPLAVDSPAFSSLPEWYMEDIAEFLLFALQYFPNVIADNMEDSMISWLLVTICSSNMVKNPYLVAKLVEVVFVILPTIQPRCEVIYSRLMNHHISQTILPSSLMKFYTDVETTGSSSEFYDKFSIRYHISLIIKKMWLSSVHRQAVINESRSGIQFVKFVNMLMNDTTFLLDESLESLKRIHEVQELISDEDKWSKLSSEQQQSRMRQLNSDERQCRSYLTLARETVDMFHYLTVDIKEPFLKLELVDRLASMLNFNLQQLCGKKCKDLKVRNPDKYGWEPRRLLSQLVDIYLHLDCDKFAAALAGDERSFRKELFEDAVARLERISIKTPVQIEQFRALSNKACLILENNQKSEDWLADAPDEFKDPLMDTLMSDPVLLPSGQIMDRPVILRHLLNSNTDPFNRQVLTEEMLIPADDLKERIRIWKSEKISKSN